The following are from one region of the Pelecanus crispus isolate bPelCri1 chromosome 24 unlocalized genomic scaffold, bPelCri1.pri SUPER_24_unloc_2, whole genome shotgun sequence genome:
- the NDUFB11 gene encoding NADH dehydrogenase [ubiquinone] 1 beta subcomplex subunit 11, mitochondrial — protein sequence MAALGRALRALRAGPLRAGARGRSAGPAGAVALPRAPLGADPHEEEPMAVAQRQNPDYHGFSAEPDADVINMRAVFFAGISVAIVLGTVFLHYLPDYGLQQWARREAEIQVRERERRGLPLLDPNYYDPARLPLPPPE from the exons ATGGCGGCGCTGGGGAGGGCGCTGCGGGcgctgcgggccgggccgctGCGGGCCGGGGCTCGGGGTCGttcggcggggccggccggggccgTGGCGCTGCCGCGGGCGCCGCTGGGGGCCGATCCCCACGAGGAGGAGCCAATGGCGGTGGCCCAGAGGCAG AACCCCGATTACCACGGCTTTTCGGCGGAGCCGGACGCCGACGTCATCAACATGCGGGCCGTTTTCTTCGCCGGCATCTCCGTCGCCATCGTCCTCGGCACCGTCTTCCTCCATTACCTGCCCGACTACGG GCTGCAGCAATGGGCCCGGCGCGAGGCCGAGATCCAGGTCCGGGAGCGGGAgaggcgggggctgcccctCTTGGACCCCAATTACTACGaccccgcccgcctccccctgccccccccggaGTGA